The nucleotide sequence GGCCAGTAGCCGTTTTATAATTCCCAACACTGCAATTCTTAGGAATAGTTCTGACTTTACTATTCCTACCTCTTTTAAAATAATAGTTCTCCTCTTCTCCAAATAAATACTTTATTTTATAATATATATCATTTTGAAATTTAGCATTCACATACTTTATAACTTCTAAGTGTAATTTATTCGAATCTATATAACCAAACTTTCTTAACATATAATTTCTAAAATACATCTCATAAACACAATCGCCAATGTATGCTATACTTAATATATTAAAACTTTTAATCCTTTTTTTATCATATGTATACAAATTAAACATACTCCAACTCATAGTTTCACCATGTAAAGATAAACATAACTTATACTAATACTATATATATTAAATTATTATTTATATCCTTAATTCTAGTTCCATCATTTATATCTTCTAATATGTAACCTCTTTTCACTAATTCGTCTCTTATTATATCCGCCTGATCAAATTGTTTTTTTTGTTTAAATTGCATTCTTTTTTTTACCATCTCTTTTACATCATTTTCTATTTCTTTAAATTCTTCAATTTCTTTATAAGTCAATCCAAAAATATCAAAAAAACTATCAAAAATTTTTATACTTTCGCTTAATTCCAAACTATTAAAATTTGTTATATATTTATTAACATACTTAACAAATTCAAAAATAACCGATATTGCATCCGCAGTATTAAAATCATCATTCATTTTATCTATAAATGTACTATGATATTTTCTAATATCATCTAAACATTCATTCTTATTTACATTATCACATTCTTTAAAATTTATAAGATTAAAATATACTTTTTTTATTCTAGATAATGATTTATTAGCAGATTCCATGTATTCTTCATCAAATGAGATATTATTCCTATAATGAACTGATAATAAAAAAAATCTTATAACATCACCTGTATATCTATTTAAAATTTCTCTTATAGTAAAAAAATTTTCTAATGATTTAGACATTTTTTCATTACCTACATTCAGAAAAGAACAATGCATCCAATAATTAGCCAATTTTTTATTTTCCAACACCTCAATTTGGGCTATTTCATTTTCATGATGCGGAAATACTAAATCTATGCCACCACCGTGTATATCTATGGTATCACCATCAAAATATTTATATATCATAGAACAACATTCTGTATGCCATCCAGGTCTACCTATACCCCAAGGAGAATCATACCCTGGTTCATTTTCCTTATTTTTCTTCCATAATATAAAATCTAATGCATCCTTCTTATTTTTATTTATTTTTATTCTGGATCCAGATTTTAATGTATTTATATCTTGTCCAAATAATTTCCCATAACTTCCAAATTCTCTAACAGAAAAATAAACATCTCCATCTATTTCATAAGCAAATCCACTATACATCAATTTTGATATTAAGTTAATCATATCCTCTATACAATCAGTAGCTCTAGGATTTTGAGTAGCTCTCTTTATATTTAATCTATCAGAATCAACATAATATTCTTCTATGTATTTATTAGATATCTCACATATAGTTCTATTCTCTTTAATAGATTTATTTATTATCTTATCATCTATATCAGTAAAATTCTGAATATAATTTACTGAATATCCATTGTATTCAAGATATCGTCTAACGCAATCAAAAAATATAAATGTTCTGGCGTTACCTAAATGAAATAAATCATACACGGTTGGACCGCAAACATACATGTTTACAATTTCCTTATTAATTGGTTTAAATTCTTCCTTAATTCTAGTCAGCGTATTAAATATTTTCATTTTAAATTCTCCTAAACTAAAATAATCTTTGAATTGATTCTCCAATATAAATATCTTCTTTATTAGTGATTTTAATATTAAGTCTGTTTCCTAAATAAAAATATGTCTTTTCTCCAATTAAATCTAACGCGCTACTTTCATCAGTTACATTAATTCCATGTTTATTTATATAATTATAAGCACAAATCAATTTGCTTTTTTTAAAGCATTGGGGAGTTTGAATTATTAATAACTTTTCTCTTTTTAAGGTTTTAATTTCACTATCATTGTTAAATTTTATCGTATCATTTGGAGTTACATAACAAGATGAGGCACCATATTCATTGGCATACTTAACAGCATTACTTATACATTCATCACTTAAAAAAGGTCTAGCAGCATCATGTATTAATACATACTCACCATGAACTATATTTAATGCATTATAAACAGAATCTTGCCTATTTTCTCCTCCAATAACTATTTTTATTTTATCAATACCAGAAAACCACTTATTAAGTATATTTTTTTTACAATATTCTATATAAATATCTTCTAAAACTAAATATATATTATCTATATACTTATTATTTAAGATTTTATTTAAAGAATAATATAATACAGGTTTATTATTAATTTCCATAAACTGTTTATTTATTTCAGAATTCATACGTCTCGATCTTCCAGCCGCTAAAAGTATACAATCTGAGTTTTTATACATTTAACTAATCTCCAAAAGTTAATATTTAAATTTATTATAATCATTTTTCCATAAATTAGCAATTTTTTTATATAATAATTAAAGATATAGTTAAAATAACTATATCCTTAAGGCTTCTTAAAATAAAAAATTTCATTGTCTTTTAACACAGCTTCCACATTATCTCCAGATTTAATGTTTCCTAATAATATTTGGTCAGACAAAGTATCCTCAATATATTTAGTTATAGACCTTCTTAATGGCCTAGCCCCATATTTTTCACTCAAACTATTATCAAGTATATAATTCTTTACATCTTCACTAAAATTAATTGATATATCTTGACTTGACACTCTAATATTAAAATCAAGTAGCATCTTATCTAATATTTTTGTGAGACTTTTTTTATCCAGCGGTTTAAATACTATCACATCATCTAATCTATTTAAAAACTCAGGTCTAAAATTTTTCTTAAGCTCACTCAAAACATTATTTTTCATTTTAGTATAAATTTCTTCTTCATTATTCTTGTGATTTATAAAACCTAATGATGAATTTTTATTAATTATATCTGCTCCTATGTTTGACGTTAATATTATTATTGTATTTTTAAAACTAACTCTCTTCCCATTTGAATCTGTTAAATGTCCATCTTCTAAAATTTGTAGCATTATATTAAATATATCCGGATGAGCCTTCTCTATTTCATCAAATAATATAATAGAATATGGTGATCTCCTGACTTTCTCTGTCAATTGTCCCCCCTCTTGGAATCCAATATACCCTGGTGGTGATCCAATAATCTTTGATACCGTATGTTTTTCCATAAATTCAGACATATCAAATCTTATTATATTCTCTTCACTTCCAAAAACAATATCTGATAGAGCCTTACACAATTCAGTTTTACCAACTCCAGTAGGCCCTAAAAATATAAATGAACCAATAGGTCTTTTAGGATCCTTAATTCCAACACGTCCACGTTTAACAGCCTTAGCAACAGATGTTACAGCCTCATTTTGATCTATTACTCTATTTTTTAACATTTCCTCTAATTTTAATAATTTTTCCGATTCTGTTTGTGTTAATTTTTCAACTGGTATCTTAGTCCAGCTTGCTACAACAGACGCTAACTCCTGCTCAGTAAGTATAAATTCCTTGTCATATTTTTCAACTTTCCACTTCTCTTTTGAATTTTCCAATCTTTCTTTAAGTTTCTGTTCTTTATCCCTAAGCGAAGCTGCCTTCTCAAAATCTTCTAAAGTTATCGCTTCTTGCTTTTCCTTACCAACTTTTGCTATTTCCTCTTCTATTTCTTTAACTTCAATAGGTACTGTTAAATTTCTAACCCTTATTTTTGCAGCAGCCTCATCAATTAAATCTATAGCTTTATCTGGTAAATATCTATCTGGGATAAATCTAACAGATAGACTAACCGCAAACCTTATAGCTTCATCAGTAATTTTTACTTTATGATGAGTTTCATATTTATCTCTTATACCCATTAATATATCTATCGTTTCATCCTCATTAGGTTCTCCAACAAATATGGGTTGAAATCTTCGTTCTAAAGCCGTATCTTTTTCTATATATTTTCTATATTCATCAATAGTTGTGGCTCCTATACACTGTATTTCTCCTCTAGCTAAGGCTGGTTTTAATATATTAGATGCATCTATAGCTCCCTCGGCTCCACCAGCACCAATTATTGTATGTATCTCATCTATAAACAAAATTATATTTTTGGATTTTTTTATCTCTTCCATTATTTTCTTTAATCTTTCCTCAAATTCTCCTCTGTATTTTGTTCCAGCAATCAAAGAAGATAAATCTAAGGTCACAACACGTTTATTTTTCAATATCTCCGGTATATTACCTTCTGTTATTTTTTGTGCTAACCCCTCGATAATAGCTGTTTTACCAACTCCCGGATCACCTATTAAACATGGATTATTTTTTATTCTTCTACACAATATTTCAAGAACTCTTTGTGTTTCTATATCTCTTCCTATAACAGGATCTAATTTCCCTTCATTAGCCAATTTTGTAAGATCTCTGCCATGCTGATCCAATACAGGTGTCGGTAAATTTTTAAGTTGTTGTTCTTTTTCGTGTGGATTTTGTATATCAATTGTAACATTAAGGGCATTTATAGTTTGGTTCCATATTTTTACTATGGACACACCTTTTTTATCTAGTATCTTATAAGCAACTCCGTCAGTTTCATTTATAATAGATAGTAGTATATGTTCAGGAGATACATGATTATGCCCTAATTTCTTAGCCTCATCTATACTGCTCTCTATAACCTTTTTAGTCCTAGGTGTTAATGGTATCTCACTATTTTTTATTTCTATCTCTCCTGGAGATAAAATAGTTCTAATTTCCTTAAATATATCATCATAATATACATCAAAAGAATTTAAAATTTTCTGTGCAGGTCCATCCTCTCTTAGTAAACCAAGTAATATATGTTCTGTTCCTATAAATCCATGACCCAACTTTAGTGCATCATCACCCGAATAGCTTATAACCTTTCTAGCCCTTTCAGTTAATTTTTCAAACATCAGATTACCACCTTTTTTAATTTTTATCTATTATCTTTATATTTTTAATAGAATTTCTCAAGAATTTAGCTCTCTCAATATCCCTTTCTTTAGAATTCATCTTATTACTTATATTTAATTGTAAAGATGCTGGTTGACATCCTATAAGTATCCCATTCATACAAATATCAGTTTCTAATATACCTTCCTCAATACCAAGCCTTATATATGACAAATATTCTAAAGCTTCCTTAGATGTTATAGAATAACAATTACCCAATATACCAACACTTCTAAATATTTTGTCTTTTATCTCAATTCCAAAATCATCAAATAATGACTTTCTTACATTACGCTCCTTATCTATTAACTCATTAACTATAGCATGCAAATTGTTTAATATATCTTTTTCGCTTACACCTAATGTTATTTGATTCGATATCTGAAATATATTGCCATCTATCTTACTCCCTTCTCCATAAAGTCCTCTTATAGTCATACCAATTTGAGTTAAAGCTTTATATACTTTTGATATTTGATCAGTCATAGAAAGTGCAGGTAAATGCATCATAACTGAAGTTCTCATACCAGTACCTAAATTAGTCGGACACGTGGTTAAATATCCTATTTTTTCATCGAAAGCATAATCTAATTTTCTCTCTATAAAATCATCTAATTCCATCGCTTCATCAAATGCCTCTTTAAGATTATATCCAGAATTAAAAAACTGCATCCTTAAATGATCTTCCTCATTAACCATTATACTAATAGTTTGATCTTCATTTATAAAACATGCACTTTTAGTAGAAAATTTAATTAAATCATTACTTATTAAATGTTTTTCAAGTAATACGTTATTAGCTATTTTACCTTGATCATTTAATTTTATTTTCTTAAATTTATATCTATATCCAGTTAGTCCATTTTCAATCTTATCTATTACATCAATAGCACTGTTATCATCTAGTTTATGTGGAAAATTTACACCTTTTAAATTCCTAGCTAATCTTACCCTGCTACTTAGGATAAAATTATTAGAATTATTTGAAGACAAGTTAATCCAATTAGATAACATCTTACTTATCCTCCTTAGTTTTATTTTCTAATTTTTTTATAGCATCTCTCAATTCTGCAGCCTTTTCATACTCCTCTGATAAAATAGCTTTTTGTAATTTATCTTTTAAAATAATCAATTCTCTTTTAATAATCACATCATAACCACATCTAGACGGCACCTTACCAATATGCTCCGAACTATTTTGTACTCTTTTTATAAAAATAGTTAATATTTTTATAAACTGATTATAACATTCGTCACACCCTAATAAACCGCTGTTTTTAAATTCAGCATAAGTTGTACCGCACTTAATGCATTTCGAATCATTTATTTTTATTACTGATGATTGCTGATTGTTATTAAAATATTCTATCAGCCCCCCCAAAATATTTAAAGAAAATGCATCTTCTGCATTTACCATATAATTTAAATTAAATTCCCCAAGCTCTTTTGCACATTTTTCACATATATTAAGCTCTTTTTTTATACCATCAAAAACTTTAATTATGTGAACATTTGCTTTATATTTATTACACCTTTCACATTTTTCCAAAATATCACCTCTAAAACATACTCTTAACTTTATTTTTATATTATCAATATATAGTTTATTTAATCACATTTTAACATATTTACCAATTTTAAAAAAATAACAGAGGGTAATTTCCTCTGTTATTTTTATTATTCTTGACTTATAGCACTAACAGGACATATTCCTGCACATGTTCCGCAATCTATGCATTCTTCTGGATTTATCTTATATCTCCCATCATCTTTTTGAGATATGCACATAACAGGACAATCCGCCGCACAGGCTCCACATCCTATGCATTCATCACTAATATTAAAAGCCATAAAAAATACCTCCAAAAATTACACATACATATATAATATGAATTTTATTTATGCATGTAATTATAATACTACATTTTAATTACTAATAAAATATTTTTTAATCAATTTTAACCTTTTTACAAAATATCATTTATAAAATAAGTTGCAGTATTATTGTCAAATTCATTATTTTTAGAAATATATGCTGTTATATCATTTATCTCTATATCTCTTATAACTTCTTCATATTGATTAAGCATAATTCTAACTTTAACTCTTTCTTTCAATATACTTAATCCAATTACTTCAGCCCTACCAAATTTGGTATCGACTATATATCCAATCCTAGGCATTTTATTTTTTATATAATCATATGTATCCTGCTCATATTTCAAACAACACATAAGTCTACCACACATTCCAGATATCTTACTTGGATTCAACGATAAATCTTGTTCTTTTGCCATTTTTATAGAAACAGATGTAAAATCACCAAGAAAAGTCGAACAACATAAAGTTCTCCCACAAGTTCCTATCCCACCAACACTCTTTGCTTCATCTCTCACTCCAATTTGTCTTAACTCTATTCTAACTTTAAAAATTGAAGCAAGATTTTTAACTAAATTTCTAAAATCAACTCTTCCATCGGCAATAAAATAAAAAATTATCTTATTATTATCAAATGTATATTCAACTTCAACCAAATTCATTTTTAAGTCTAGTTCTCTTATTTTTTTGTTAGCTATATCAAAAGCTTCTTTCCCCTTTTTTTTATTTTCGTGATAAATCTTTTTATCTTCTTCCGTAGCAATCCTTATACATTTTTTTAAAGGATTACTTAAAGTGTTATCATCAACATCTTTCATTCCTATAACACATTTTCCATATTCAATACCTCTTGATGTTTCTACAATAATATAGTCTCCAACATTTACCTCAAATTCTTCACAAGAAAAATAATATATTTTTCCTACCTTCTTAAATCTTGCACCTATTACACATCTCATATGTTTCCTCCAATTCCAAATATAAAGACTCTAAAACTTAATTCAAAATTAATATTTAATTTAACTCTATTTTTAAATTTTCCCAAATCATAAACAGCCTCTTCTATATTGAAATTTTTCAAAAATCTATCAAGTTCTACTATATATGGTAAAAACTTAATATTGGATATCATGTCACCATTTTTTGTCTTAATATATATATATATATCCCTAATAAACATGTATATCATATCTATTATTATATCTAATTTATCCTTATATGTAGCTAAATTAATTATATTTTCATTAAAATCGCTGAATTTACATATTTTAAAATTAATTAATGCATTTATTATAAGTTCATATATTTTTTCAGAATCTTTATTGTTATATATTCTACTGATATTATGATAATCGTACTTTAAAATAGAATTGAAGTTTACAACTACACACCTAGAAATTATTGTATTTAAAATTTTTTTCATATCAGTAATCATTAATACTATAAATATATTTTTATTATGATCTTCCAGTGTTTTCAAAATAGCATTCTGTGATTCTATAGTCATCTTATCAGAATTGCTTATTAATACTACTTTATTTTCACAATAAATAGGTTTCTTCATTATCTCAGATTTAATTAATCTAACATCATTTATAGTAATCGATTTATTATAATTCTTAAAAAATACTACACTATCACCTATGACATTTGTTCTACTTCCAACAATTTTATATGCAAATTCTAAAGAAATTTTGTCTATAAACTCTAAATTATCGCACAAAAAAATGTAAGATTGTGATAAGCTTAAATTCTTAAAGATCTTGTCTAATATTTCCATAATAACATTTAATCCTTACGCTTAATCTTATCTAAAATTCTATTGTATATACTTTCATTTATATCTAATATTGAAAATAAGTTTTCACCATCATCACACTTTATATTTATAAAATTGTACCTATCCCGCAAATGTTTAGCAGTTTCATAACACTTAATCATAAAATCATAATCTTTTTCATAAATATCTTTATTGCATCTTTTCTTTATTATATCCAAATTTATATCTATAGATAAATCCATAAAAAACGTCATGTCTTCTTTAGGTAATCCACATATACCATATTCAAAATCCAATACCCATTCAAAAAATTTGTTCCTATCTTCCACATCACTTATAAAACTTCCCTGATATATTAAATTTGAATATATATATCTATCGCATACTATAATATAACCCTGCCTTATGTATCTAATCATTTCATTCTTATATACCCCAAATCTATCCAAACCAAAAAATGTAGAAATTAAATAAGGATTTAAATCGCTACCAAAATTACCATTTAAATATTCTTTAACGAATATCGAATATTTATTGCTATAATTTGGAAATCCTATCCTTACAGTTTTTATTCCTATATCATTCAATCTCTTCTCTATTAACTTTGTTTGGGTTTCCTTGCCACTACCATCAAGTCCTTCAAATACTATTATCATTTATTTAATTATTCTCCTCTAATACTTTTAAATATTTCCTATTAAATACACCATTCACTCTATAGTTTAATTTTAAATACTCAAAAATAATTTCTACATGTTTTTCTTGTATGTATTCTCCTCTTACAACTATAGGAGTTCCAGGAGGATACAGAAATATGTCATTAAATATAATTCTATTAACACATTTTTTAATCTCTAAAAATTCATATGGTTTATATAATACTTCGTAAGGCTCAAATGCTTTTGTATTATCTAAATCATAAATTTTAGGAAATATTTCAAATATTTTATTTATATATTTAATCTCTTTAAAATTCCTAATGTTTAAATATAATTTTTGGAAATCATTTTGAGGGTTACAATAACTTGGAATTAATACAATACCATTAAAATAAGTCATCTCACATACGATTTTATTTCTTAATAAATGATTATATAAATCCATGGCATGTACATTACCATACCTAAACATTAAACATAATCTTGAATTATCATAACAAAAATTATTATTACTTTTAGTCTTTATCCAATCATTATCTACTCCTATTATATCAGAGTCAATTATAAGTTTCCTAAAATCATTGCATTCATCAATGTAATTCTGTGATACATCCTTATACTTTACACAATCATATAAACCTTTTTCTAAAGACATTAATATAATATAAGATGGGCTAGTAGTCATAAATATAGAAAAATATTCATCTACTTTTCCTACCATACTTGATTTATTTACGTGTAAATATGCTCCTTGAGTAAGTGACGCAAGTGTTTTATGTGCGCTCATAACACTTATATCACAAAATTTATTTACACAACTAATACTTTTATTAAATGCTTTTATATGTGCTCCATGTGCTCCATCAATCAAAAATAAAATATTTTTACTTCTTAAATAAGAGTAAATCTTTTTTTGATCTATATATATACCATAATAATTTGGATTAGTTAGAATAACACCTTTTATTTCTTTATTATTTTCAACAATTTTAAGTATATCATTAAAAATTATATCTTTACTATTATAATCTATAAATGAAA is from Candidatus Arthromitus sp. SFB-rat-Yit and encodes:
- a CDS encoding Mini-ribonuclease 3, whose amino-acid sequence is MFNLYTYDKKRIKSFNILSIAYIGDCVYEMYFRNYMLRKFGYIDSNKLHLEVIKYVNAKFQNDIYYKIKYLFGEEENYYFKRGRNSKVRTIPKNCSVGNYKTATGLESIVGYLYMVGDFKRLDFIFDEIFKLI
- the cysS gene encoding cysteine--tRNA ligase, with amino-acid sequence MKIFNTLTRIKEEFKPINKEIVNMYVCGPTVYDLFHLGNARTFIFFDCVRRYLEYNGYSVNYIQNFTDIDDKIINKSIKENRTICEISNKYIEEYYVDSDRLNIKRATQNPRATDCIEDMINLISKLMYSGFAYEIDGDVYFSVREFGSYGKLFGQDINTLKSGSRIKINKNKKDALDFILWKKNKENEPGYDSPWGIGRPGWHTECCSMIYKYFDGDTIDIHGGGIDLVFPHHENEIAQIEVLENKKLANYWMHCSFLNVGNEKMSKSLENFFTIREILNRYTGDVIRFFLLSVHYRNNISFDEEYMESANKSLSRIKKVYFNLINFKECDNVNKNECLDDIRKYHSTFIDKMNDDFNTADAISVIFEFVKYVNKYITNFNSLELSESIKIFDSFFDIFGLTYKEIEEFKEIENDVKEMVKKRMQFKQKKQFDQADIIRDELVKRGYILEDINDGTRIKDINNNLIYIVLV
- the ispD gene encoding 2-C-methyl-D-erythritol 4-phosphate cytidylyltransferase, translated to MYKNSDCILLAAGRSRRMNSEINKQFMEINNKPVLYYSLNKILNNKYIDNIYLVLEDIYIEYCKKNILNKWFSGIDKIKIVIGGENRQDSVYNALNIVHGEYVLIHDAARPFLSDECISNAVKYANEYGASSCYVTPNDTIKFNNDSEIKTLKREKLLIIQTPQCFKKSKLICAYNYINKHGINVTDESSALDLIGEKTYFYLGNRLNIKITNKEDIYIGESIQRLF
- a CDS encoding ATP-dependent Clp protease ATP-binding subunit encodes the protein MFEKLTERARKVISYSGDDALKLGHGFIGTEHILLGLLREDGPAQKILNSFDVYYDDIFKEIRTILSPGEIEIKNSEIPLTPRTKKVIESSIDEAKKLGHNHVSPEHILLSIINETDGVAYKILDKKGVSIVKIWNQTINALNVTIDIQNPHEKEQQLKNLPTPVLDQHGRDLTKLANEGKLDPVIGRDIETQRVLEILCRRIKNNPCLIGDPGVGKTAIIEGLAQKITEGNIPEILKNKRVVTLDLSSLIAGTKYRGEFEERLKKIMEEIKKSKNIILFIDEIHTIIGAGGAEGAIDASNILKPALARGEIQCIGATTIDEYRKYIEKDTALERRFQPIFVGEPNEDETIDILMGIRDKYETHHKVKITDEAIRFAVSLSVRFIPDRYLPDKAIDLIDEAAAKIRVRNLTVPIEVKEIEEEIAKVGKEKQEAITLEDFEKAASLRDKEQKLKERLENSKEKWKVEKYDKEFILTEQELASVVASWTKIPVEKLTQTESEKLLKLEEMLKNRVIDQNEAVTSVAKAVKRGRVGIKDPKRPIGSFIFLGPTGVGKTELCKALSDIVFGSEENIIRFDMSEFMEKHTVSKIIGSPPGYIGFQEGGQLTEKVRRSPYSIILFDEIEKAHPDIFNIMLQILEDGHLTDSNGKRVSFKNTIIILTSNIGADIINKNSSLGFINHKNNEEEIYTKMKNNVLSELKKNFRPEFLNRLDDVIVFKPLDKKSLTKILDKMLLDFNIRVSSQDISINFSEDVKNYILDNSLSEKYGARPLRRSITKYIEDTLSDQILLGNIKSGDNVEAVLKDNEIFYFKKP
- a CDS encoding protein arginine kinase, with product MLSNWINLSSNNSNNFILSSRVRLARNLKGVNFPHKLDDNSAIDVIDKIENGLTGYRYKFKKIKLNDQGKIANNVLLEKHLISNDLIKFSTKSACFINEDQTISIMVNEEDHLRMQFFNSGYNLKEAFDEAMELDDFIERKLDYAFDEKIGYLTTCPTNLGTGMRTSVMMHLPALSMTDQISKVYKALTQIGMTIRGLYGEGSKIDGNIFQISNQITLGVSEKDILNNLHAIVNELIDKERNVRKSLFDDFGIEIKDKIFRSVGILGNCYSITSKEALEYLSYIRLGIEEGILETDICMNGILIGCQPASLQLNISNKMNSKERDIERAKFLRNSIKNIKIIDKN
- a CDS encoding UvrB/UvrC motif-containing protein: MEKCERCNKYKANVHIIKVFDGIKKELNICEKCAKELGEFNLNYMVNAEDAFSLNILGGLIEYFNNNQQSSVIKINDSKCIKCGTTYAEFKNSGLLGCDECYNQFIKILTIFIKRVQNSSEHIGKVPSRCGYDVIIKRELIILKDKLQKAILSEEYEKAAELRDAIKKLENKTKEDK
- a CDS encoding 4Fe-4S binding protein; the encoded protein is MAFNISDECIGCGACAADCPVMCISQKDDGRYKINPEECIDCGTCAGICPVSAISQE
- a CDS encoding PSP1 domain-containing protein, whose amino-acid sequence is MRCVIGARFKKVGKIYYFSCEEFEVNVGDYIIVETSRGIEYGKCVIGMKDVDDNTLSNPLKKCIRIATEEDKKIYHENKKKGKEAFDIANKKIRELDLKMNLVEVEYTFDNNKIIFYFIADGRVDFRNLVKNLASIFKVRIELRQIGVRDEAKSVGGIGTCGRTLCCSTFLGDFTSVSIKMAKEQDLSLNPSKISGMCGRLMCCLKYEQDTYDYIKNKMPRIGYIVDTKFGRAEVIGLSILKERVKVRIMLNQYEEVIRDIEINDITAYISKNNEFDNNTATYFINDIL
- a CDS encoding DNA polymerase III subunit delta', with amino-acid sequence MEILDKIFKNLSLSQSYIFLCDNLEFIDKISLEFAYKIVGSRTNVIGDSVVFFKNYNKSITINDVRLIKSEIMKKPIYCENKVVLISNSDKMTIESQNAILKTLEDHNKNIFIVLMITDMKKILNTIISRCVVVNFNSILKYDYHNISRIYNNKDSEKIYELIINALINFKICKFSDFNENIINLATYKDKLDIIIDMIYMFIRDIYIYIKTKNGDMISNIKFLPYIVELDRFLKNFNIEEAVYDLGKFKNRVKLNINFELSFRVFIFGIGGNI
- a CDS encoding dTMP kinase; this translates as MIIVFEGLDGSGKETQTKLIEKRLNDIGIKTVRIGFPNYSNKYSIFVKEYLNGNFGSDLNPYLISTFFGLDRFGVYKNEMIRYIRQGYIIVCDRYIYSNLIYQGSFISDVEDRNKFFEWVLDFEYGICGLPKEDMTFFMDLSIDINLDIIKKRCNKDIYEKDYDFMIKCYETAKHLRDRYNFINIKCDDGENLFSILDINESIYNRILDKIKRKD
- a CDS encoding aminotransferase class I/II-fold pyridoxal phosphate-dependent enzyme — its product is MGEIIKSIEKYLMDDYSFFTTPGHKQGKGYSNIENLFRYDLTEIDGLDNIHDPYECIKDSLNKLSEFYESTKSYYLVNGSTSGIHIMFFSCFNEGDTVLVERGCHKSIINAIVLRKLKVLYIDRDKYNVDLLLPDKFSFIDYNSKDIIFNDILKIVENNKEIKGVILTNPNYYGIYIDQKKIYSYLRSKNILFLIDGAHGAHIKAFNKSISCVNKFCDISVMSAHKTLASLTQGAYLHVNKSSMVGKVDEYFSIFMTTSPSYIILMSLEKGLYDCVKYKDVSQNYIDECNDFRKLIIDSDIIGVDNDWIKTKSNNNFCYDNSRLCLMFRYGNVHAMDLYNHLLRNKIVCEMTYFNGIVLIPSYCNPQNDFQKLYLNIRNFKEIKYINKIFEIFPKIYDLDNTKAFEPYEVLYKPYEFLEIKKCVNRIIFNDIFLYPPGTPIVVRGEYIQEKHVEIIFEYLKLNYRVNGVFNRKYLKVLEENN